The DNA region GGCCGACGGGACTCTCGGGGCCCGGCTGCTGCGGGGCCGGATCGCACAGGCCGCTGTGGTACGCGGCACCAGCGATGTCACGGTGCCATTGACCGCCGACGACGCGCGGGCGCTCGCCGCCGTGCCCGCGGACGCCCGGCCCCGCACCCTGCGCCTCGCGTCCCTCGGGACGTACCGTGTCGCCGCCTGGAGCGGCGACGACGGCGACGTCCTGCTGTCGGGACTGCCCCTGCACCCCGTCGAGGAGACGGTGGAGCGGCTCGCGGCCGTGGAGACGGTCGTGTTCGCGATCGTCCTCACCGCGGCCGGGGTGATCACCGCGGCCTGGACCCGGTTCTCCCTGCGCCCCCTCGAACGCCTGGCCGCGACCGCCGACGAGGTGACCCGACTTCCGCTCGCCGCGGGGCAGGTCGCCATGCCCCCACCGCTGCCCGGTACCCGGCCGGACTCCGAGGCGGGCCGGCTCACCGGTGCGTTCAACCGGATGCTCGGCCATGTCGGCGACGCCCTGGACCGCCGCCACGTCGTCGAGGAACGGCTGCGCACCTTCGCCGCCGACGCCGGACACGAGCTGCGCACTCCCGTCGCCACGGTGCGGGCCCGCGCCGAACTTGCCCTGCGCCATCACGGGGACACCCTGCCCGACGAGGCCCGGCACGCGTTCGAACGCATCGATGCAGAGTCCCGCCGCATGAGCCTCCTGGTGGACGAACTGCTGCTGCTGGCCCGGCTCGACGCGGGACGCACCCTGCGCCGGGACGTCGTGGACCTGACCCGAGTGGTTCTCGATACCGTGGCGGACGCGAGGGCCCGGCACCCCGGACACCTGTGGGAGCTGGACCTTCCCGAGGAGCCCGTCCATGTCACTGGCGACGCCGACCGCCTCCACCAGGTCCTCGGCAACCTCCTTGCGAACGCCGGTGGCCACACACCGGCCGGTACCCGAGTCGTCGTCGGCCTCACCGCCGACGCGGAGGGGGTGACCCTCACCGTCACGGACGACGGTCCCGGCATCCCCGCCGAGCTGCTGCCCGGCGTCTTCCACCGGTTCACCCGGGGCGACTCCTCGCGCTCCCGTGCGACCGGCTCGACCGGGCTTGGACTCGCCATCGTGGACGCCGTGACCCGCGCCCACGACGGCCGGGCGACGGTCACCAGTCGACCCGGCCACACCCGCTTCACTCTGAGGCTGCCGGCGCGGCGTGACGGCGACGGCACCTCCGGTGGCGAAGCCTAGGGCGTGCCTCGGGTGGGCTGTGCCGGTCATCGTGCCCGGCTGTTCGGGGGATCCGCGGGCCACATCCGACGTCTCTCCACCCCAGCGCGGGCATCGGTGGGGGAAACGAAGGAGAGACCCGATGCCGCTTTATCTATCCAGGTTCAGCTACACGCCGGAGACCTGGGCGAGGTTGATCGGGCACCCCGAGGACCGCGCAGAAGCCGCTCGGTCGTACATCGAGTCTGTCGGTGGGAAGCTCCACGGCTTCTGGTACGCCTTCGGCACGCATGACGGCTACAACCTGTGGGAGGCACCGGACAACGTTTCCATGGCTGCGGTCGGGCCGGCGATCAGTGGGGGCGGCGCGCTCAGCTCGTTCGAGACGACCGTTCTCCTGACCGTCGATGAGACACTGGACGCCCTGGGCAGAGCCGGGCAAGTCCGGTACCGGGCTCCCGGCGCGGAGCGGTGAGCTGCAGTGGCCTCCGTTCGGGTGCTCTATGCGTCCGAGCATCACTCCACGGAGGAGATCGCCGACCGGATTGGTGAGCGATTGCGCCTGAACGGACACCATGTGGAGATCCAGGCGCTGCCCGCGCCCTCCGATAGGCAGGGGCCTTCGCCGGGCGAAGCGCTTGTGCTGGGCAGCGCGGTCCATGACGGCGCTTGGCTGCCGGCGGCGGAAGGCTTCGTCAGGAGCAATGCTGATCGCATGGGCGATCAGCCGACGTGGATGTTCAGCGTCGGAATGGCCGCGGCTTTGCCCGGGCCGTTGCGCCGACTTGCCGAACGCAAGGTGCAGCCGCGTATCTCTGCTCTCGTCGAGGTCGTCCGTCCTCGGGACCATAGGCGCTTCTCGGGCGTGATCCGGCGCGAGCACCTCGACCGGAAGGGTGCCTTGTTGTTCCGGCTGCTTGGCTGCCGTTACGGGGACCACAGGGATTGGGCGGCGATCGACGCCTGGGCGGACGACATCGCCCGGGAGCTCGTCGCGTGACGAGGCGGCGGTGCGCTGGGAAGTGGATTTCGTGACGGCGGCGCCTCACCAGTGGGTTGGCCAGATGAGCTGTCCCGGGTTGCCCGTCATTCGGTGACGCGGACCGCGAGGGCCGGGCGGATGGCGGCCGCGCGCCGTGCTGGTCCGATCGTGGCCAGGAGCGACGCGACGAAGGTGGCTGCCGCCAGGCCGCCGACGCTGGCCCATTCGACGGGGAACCCTCCTTCGAGGCCCTCGAATGCGGCGCTGTTCCGGTACATCAGCCAGGTCGTCAGCACGCCCAGCAGCGATCCGAGCACGATTCCCTCCACCGCGACGAAGGCACTCTCCCCCAGGAAGGACCGCTGGACGGTCCGCGCCCGGAAGCCGAGGGCCCGGAGGATTCCGATGGTGCGGCGGCGTTCGCGTACGGCTCGGACCATGACGACACCGAGGCCGGTGATGCCCACGCCGAGGCCGAGGACGAGGAAGCCCTGCATGAGGCGGAAGAAGGCGGTGCTGGAGTCGAACTGGCGGCGGATGTCCGACTCGATGGGCGTGGCGACCAGGCTGGACGACAGCTGCTCGCCCTGCAGGCGGGTCGCCAACGCGTCGGGTGCGGTGCCAGGGCTGGTTCTCACCAGTGCGGAGGCGTTCTGTGCCTGGTTGCCGAAGAGTTCGTGCGTGGCCCGCACGCTCATCACCACGGGGTAGGTGGTCGAACTCGCGCCGGTGCCCGGGTAGAAGACCATGCCGTTGCTGAGCACGCCGGCGATGACCTTCTGTTCGCTGCGGCCCGTCCGGGGATCCGTCAGCGTGAGGGTGTCCCCGGGGTCGTAGTAGTCGCCGGCCGGGCCGCCGGTGCTGCCGAAGAAGCCGTCGAGCACGACGTAGCGGGGGTCGGAAGCCAGGGCCCGCCATACAGCGGGGTCGTCGGCCAGGCCGGGCAGCCGCTCGCGGAACGTGATGCCGGTGATCGCCCCGTCGGGTACGCCGACGACAGCGGTGTCCAGGGGCTGAGGGCTGCGACCACCCGGATCGGTGGCCCGTCCCGTGGCGTTGAGCAACGGTGTCACGGCGGAGATCCCGGCGGCCGACGGGCCGCCGCGCAGATCGGAGACGAGCCGATCGCCCGCGACCTCGGGGTTGTAGTCCAGCCGAAGGGAGTATCCGGCGGTGGCATCGGCGACGACGCCGTCGACGCCGGCACGGAGAATGCCCGAGATCTCCGTCAGGAGCACCAGGACGAACACGATCAGCGTGTACATCACCAGCGTCGCGC from Streptomyces fradiae includes:
- a CDS encoding flavodoxin domain-containing protein yields the protein MASVRVLYASEHHSTEEIADRIGERLRLNGHHVEIQALPAPSDRQGPSPGEALVLGSAVHDGAWLPAAEGFVRSNADRMGDQPTWMFSVGMAAALPGPLRRLAERKVQPRISALVEVVRPRDHRRFSGVIRREHLDRKGALLFRLLGCRYGDHRDWAAIDAWADDIARELVA
- a CDS encoding sensor histidine kinase; protein product: MIPQRPSRARGWRVRPTLPHSLRARLTTGLVVLLALACGIVGLVTVLALRSFLVNRLDQQIVASGGRFAVSLEHEDRPDADGWGDTRGQADGTLGARLLRGRIAQAAVVRGTSDVTVPLTADDARALAAVPADARPRTLRLASLGTYRVAAWSGDDGDVLLSGLPLHPVEETVERLAAVETVVFAIVLTAAGVITAAWTRFSLRPLERLAATADEVTRLPLAAGQVAMPPPLPGTRPDSEAGRLTGAFNRMLGHVGDALDRRHVVEERLRTFAADAGHELRTPVATVRARAELALRHHGDTLPDEARHAFERIDAESRRMSLLVDELLLLARLDAGRTLRRDVVDLTRVVLDTVADARARHPGHLWELDLPEEPVHVTGDADRLHQVLGNLLANAGGHTPAGTRVVVGLTADAEGVTLTVTDDGPGIPAELLPGVFHRFTRGDSSRSRATGSTGLGLAIVDAVTRAHDGRATVTSRPGHTRFTLRLPARRDGDGTSGGEA
- a CDS encoding GYD domain-containing protein; this translates as MPLYLSRFSYTPETWARLIGHPEDRAEAARSYIESVGGKLHGFWYAFGTHDGYNLWEAPDNVSMAAVGPAISGGGALSSFETTVLLTVDETLDALGRAGQVRYRAPGAER